One genomic region from Fictibacillus marinisediminis encodes:
- a CDS encoding ROK family glucokinase yields MNEKWYVGVDLGGTTIKMAFISDYGDLIKKWEIPTDISEKGKNITTDIAKSIDSVLEELGEKKSRLNGIGMGAPGFIDLSRGFIYHAVNIGWVNFPLKERLEMETGLPVVVDNDANLAAVGEMWRGAGDGAKDLLCVTLGTGVGGGIVANGKILHGTNGMAGEIGHITAIPEGGAPCNCGKTGCIETIASATGICRLAREGLEKYPDSILHKEQEKEDGITSKDVFDAADKKDELALYVLELVGYHLGFMIANLGNAINPGKIVFGGGVSKAGNKILQPVKQNFDKFALPRVKEGAEFAIASLGNDAGVYGGAWMAKKLHEETIL; encoded by the coding sequence ATGAATGAGAAATGGTATGTAGGCGTTGATCTTGGCGGGACAACAATTAAAATGGCATTTATCAGCGACTATGGTGATCTGATCAAGAAGTGGGAGATCCCAACGGACATCTCTGAAAAAGGAAAAAATATCACAACAGATATTGCGAAAAGCATCGACTCTGTTCTGGAGGAGCTTGGTGAAAAGAAATCCAGGCTCAATGGAATCGGAATGGGAGCTCCTGGATTTATTGATCTGTCCCGCGGATTTATCTACCATGCGGTCAACATCGGCTGGGTAAACTTCCCGCTGAAAGAACGTCTGGAAATGGAGACCGGACTGCCTGTAGTCGTAGATAATGATGCCAATCTTGCAGCTGTCGGAGAAATGTGGAGGGGGGCCGGCGATGGAGCCAAAGACCTCCTTTGTGTAACACTTGGCACCGGTGTCGGAGGCGGAATCGTCGCCAATGGGAAAATTCTTCACGGAACCAACGGAATGGCAGGAGAAATCGGGCACATTACAGCCATTCCTGAAGGTGGTGCACCATGCAACTGCGGAAAAACCGGGTGTATTGAAACCATAGCATCTGCTACAGGCATCTGCCGCCTTGCTCGTGAAGGTTTGGAAAAATATCCGGATTCCATTCTTCATAAAGAACAGGAAAAAGAGGATGGAATCACTTCTAAGGATGTTTTTGACGCTGCTGATAAGAAGGATGAGCTGGCGCTGTATGTCTTGGAGCTCGTGGGATATCACCTCGGTTTTATGATCGCGAACCTTGGGAATGCGATCAATCCAGGGAAAATTGTTTTTGGCGGCGGAGTGTCTAAAGCTGGAAATAAAATCCTTCAGCCTGTCAAACAAAACTTTGATAAGTTTGCTCTTCCGCGTGTAAAAGAAGGAGCGGAATTTGCTATTGCTTCACTAGGAAACGATGCAGGTGTATATGGAGGAGCCTGGATGGCGAAAAAATTGCATGAGGAAACTATTTTATAA
- a CDS encoding MBL fold metallo-hydrolase: protein MKWERLTVGPVQENTYVLWNEKKEGIIFDPGGESKKIISLVEKRGVKPLAVLLTHAHFDHIGAVDDVREKWQIPVYVHKKEKDWLEDPNKNGSAHFMQDITAKKADHLITEEGELQIGSISLQVLETPGHSPGSVSYYVSSMETVFSGDALFAGSIGRTDLYGGNQELLLKSIHEKLLNLPEETMVLSGHGPETAIGAEMDSNPFLSGF from the coding sequence ATGAAATGGGAACGGCTGACTGTCGGACCAGTTCAGGAGAATACATATGTTTTATGGAATGAAAAAAAGGAGGGGATCATTTTTGACCCGGGCGGCGAGAGCAAAAAGATTATCTCCTTGGTTGAAAAACGGGGGGTAAAGCCGCTTGCTGTATTGCTGACACATGCCCATTTTGATCATATAGGTGCCGTAGACGATGTAAGGGAAAAATGGCAGATTCCTGTATATGTCCATAAAAAGGAAAAGGACTGGCTGGAAGACCCGAACAAGAACGGTTCCGCTCATTTCATGCAGGATATAACAGCAAAAAAAGCAGACCATCTGATCACGGAGGAAGGAGAGCTGCAGATCGGCAGCATTTCCCTGCAGGTGCTGGAAACTCCAGGACATTCTCCTGGCAGTGTATCTTATTATGTTTCAAGCATGGAAACGGTCTTCTCTGGAGACGCTCTTTTCGCAGGAAGTATCGGAAGGACAGATTTATATGGCGGGAATCAGGAGCTGCTCTTGAAGAGCATTCATGAAAAGCTGTTGAACCTTCCTGAAGAAACGATGGTTCTTTCGGGCCACGGACCGGAGACAGCGATTGGCGCCGAAATGGATTCCAATCCTTTCTTAAGCGGTTTTTAA
- a CDS encoding HAD family hydrolase, with translation MKANGIFFDLDNTLFDYDRTFGLAAMQSFTEMYGERMILGCTKMNLELDWFRIFKTYCDYFWAGYECGDLSRTAYQNKRFLTSLQACGLKAGSHRAAAVFEERLRTYIPSYCQLFAGVSQLLQELCDRKMLMGIITNGEKTVQRNKIEALNLTNWIKPQHVFISDEMNVQKPNPVIFLKIQEQTDCSNPLYVGDSWDQDIFPATVSGWKAVWLTTRRSEPKTQGSHLEYRRAASVSELNQLLISYIE, from the coding sequence ATGAAAGCAAACGGAATCTTTTTTGACCTTGATAATACACTTTTTGATTATGACCGTACTTTTGGGCTTGCCGCTATGCAAAGCTTTACAGAGATGTATGGGGAACGGATGATATTAGGGTGCACCAAAATGAATCTTGAACTGGATTGGTTTAGAATATTCAAAACATACTGTGACTATTTTTGGGCTGGCTATGAGTGCGGCGATCTTTCACGTACCGCGTATCAGAACAAAAGATTTTTAACTTCTTTGCAGGCATGCGGACTGAAAGCAGGATCCCATAGGGCTGCTGCTGTTTTTGAAGAACGTCTCAGAACATACATCCCATCGTATTGTCAGCTGTTTGCAGGGGTCTCACAACTATTACAGGAACTATGTGATCGTAAAATGTTGATGGGCATCATTACCAATGGAGAGAAAACGGTTCAGAGAAATAAAATAGAGGCCTTAAACCTTACAAACTGGATAAAGCCTCAACATGTCTTTATATCTGACGAGATGAATGTACAAAAACCCAATCCCGTCATATTTCTAAAGATTCAAGAGCAAACGGATTGCAGCAATCCTCTATATGTCGGTGATTCTTGGGACCAGGATATTTTTCCTGCCACCGTGTCCGGATGGAAAGCGGTCTGGCTCACTACAAGAAGGAGTGAGCCGAAAACACAAGGCAGTCATTTGGAATACAGAAGAGCTGCTTCGGTCTCTGAACTGAATCAGCTTCTTATCTCGTATATTGAATGA
- a CDS encoding DUF2626 domain-containing protein, whose product MARMYKVLGFWTGIIAVMAYLGDLTNMSLLFLGQTILFVSLSYLNLSERMYIYIFGAYLTVFFVGFTYWTTFMMTPGAGGH is encoded by the coding sequence ATGGCAAGAATGTACAAGGTCTTGGGCTTTTGGACTGGGATTATCGCAGTAATGGCCTATCTTGGGGACTTAACCAACATGTCACTGTTGTTTTTGGGCCAAACTATTTTATTTGTTTCACTAAGCTACTTAAATTTATCTGAGCGTATGTATATTTACATTTTTGGAGCTTATCTAACAGTCTTTTTTGTAGGTTTTACATACTGGACAACGTTCATGATGACTCCCGGAGCGGGCGGCCATTAA
- a CDS encoding YqgQ family protein gives MKNLYDVQQLLKRFGIFIYTGHRMADLELMQDEVRTLYDSGLIDQQEFKMALLIIKANYQKFS, from the coding sequence ATGAAAAATCTATATGATGTGCAGCAGCTCTTAAAGAGATTTGGAATCTTTATTTATACCGGACACCGGATGGCTGATCTTGAGCTGATGCAGGATGAAGTAAGAACCCTGTACGATTCAGGTTTGATCGATCAGCAGGAATTTAAGATGGCACTGCTGATTATTAAAGCTAACTATCAAAAATTCAGCTAA
- a CDS encoding MTH1187 family thiamine-binding protein has product MAIIDITVIPIGTESPSVSTYVAGIQRVLEKYNDQINYELTPMNTIVEGELDVLLNVIKEMHEAPFQEGIQRVATNIRIDDRRDKKSTMKSKLESVRNKMQG; this is encoded by the coding sequence ATGGCTATTATAGACATTACGGTTATCCCGATCGGGACAGAATCCCCGAGTGTCAGTACATATGTTGCAGGAATACAGCGTGTTCTTGAAAAATATAATGATCAGATTAACTACGAACTGACTCCGATGAACACCATTGTAGAAGGGGAGCTGGATGTTTTATTAAACGTCATCAAAGAAATGCATGAAGCGCCCTTTCAGGAAGGCATACAGCGGGTGGCTACAAATATCCGCATTGATGACCGAAGAGACAAGAAATCTACGATGAAATCCAAACTGGAAAGCGTACGGAACAAAATGCAAGGGTAA
- a CDS encoding M14 family metallopeptidase → MKITVRKGDTFSYYSQLFGLPLQLLLDSNLQTDPEYLLPGSSLLIPGYFHHEHTVKKGDTFHSLSRRYNVSLDGLFILNQENNAQLLEEGMVVNVPERAVHRVVSVGVPYDYTVLKYDLQRLCSLYPFIRSDCFGQSVLKKDLVQLKCGRGPKKVHVNASFHANEWITTGILMVFLNDYLLALTNNTPIRGINMLPLYESATLSAVPMVDPDGVDLVLQGPPDIEPYRSLVKTLNKQHPNFKDWKANIRGVDLNNQLPARWEIEKARKPAEPAPRDYPGDYPLSEPEAKAIANLTVDENFDRVIALHTQGKEFYWGFEKEEPDEAEKIAEEFERVSGYKAVRYVDSYAGYKDWFIQEFRKPGFTIELGIGVNPLPLSQFQEIYKDTLGIFLASLYM, encoded by the coding sequence ATGAAAATAACGGTAAGAAAAGGAGACACGTTTTCTTATTACAGCCAATTATTCGGACTCCCCTTACAGCTGCTGCTGGATTCCAACTTGCAAACTGATCCCGAATATTTGCTGCCCGGATCTTCGCTGCTCATTCCCGGCTATTTTCATCATGAGCATACGGTAAAAAAAGGAGACACATTCCATTCCCTCTCTAGGAGATACAATGTCTCTTTAGATGGCTTGTTTATATTGAATCAGGAAAATAATGCACAGCTTCTTGAAGAGGGAATGGTCGTGAATGTTCCGGAACGAGCGGTACACCGTGTCGTTTCAGTCGGTGTGCCGTATGATTATACTGTTCTGAAATACGATCTTCAGCGTTTATGCTCTCTTTATCCCTTCATTCGCTCTGACTGTTTTGGACAATCGGTATTAAAAAAAGACCTTGTTCAGCTGAAATGCGGAAGAGGGCCAAAGAAGGTGCACGTGAATGCCTCTTTTCATGCAAATGAATGGATAACGACTGGCATCTTGATGGTTTTTTTAAACGATTACTTGTTGGCGCTGACAAATAATACACCCATCCGGGGAATCAATATGCTGCCTTTGTACGAATCAGCGACGCTGTCAGCCGTTCCAATGGTCGATCCTGATGGAGTCGATCTCGTCCTGCAGGGTCCGCCCGATATAGAGCCGTACCGCAGCCTGGTCAAAACCTTAAACAAGCAGCATCCCAATTTTAAAGACTGGAAGGCCAACATCAGGGGAGTGGATTTAAACAACCAGCTTCCGGCACGGTGGGAGATCGAAAAAGCTAGAAAGCCGGCAGAACCGGCTCCAAGAGATTATCCGGGAGATTATCCGCTTTCCGAGCCCGAAGCGAAGGCGATAGCCAATCTGACGGTCGACGAAAATTTTGACCGTGTTATCGCTCTTCACACCCAAGGGAAAGAATTTTATTGGGGCTTTGAGAAGGAAGAACCGGATGAAGCCGAAAAGATCGCCGAAGAATTCGAACGTGTAAGCGGCTATAAAGCAGTCCGCTACGTAGACAGTTACGCGGGATACAAAGACTGGTTCATACAGGAGTTTCGCAAACCGGGTTTTACTATCGAACTGGGGATCGGTGTAAATCCGCTTCCTCTTTCGCAATTCCAGGAAATTTATAAAGATACGCTTGGAATATTTCTGGCCAGCCTGTACATGTAA
- a CDS encoding DUF2759 domain-containing protein gives MALAIIFAIVTIFAALGLLRSLKIKNMLGSGFAFLTFAVFGWFTIMTFIDLFTGGGSTGH, from the coding sequence ATGGCTTTAGCCATTATTTTCGCAATTGTTACAATTTTTGCTGCTCTAGGTTTACTGCGGTCATTAAAAATTAAGAATATGTTAGGTTCTGGTTTTGCGTTTCTTACATTTGCCGTATTTGGCTGGTTTACCATCATGACCTTTATCGATTTGTTCACAGGCGGAGGCTCTACAGGCCACTAA
- a CDS encoding class I SAM-dependent methyltransferase: protein MRLALYAPQLGYYQNERVKIGKNGDFYTSSAAADAFGAVWANAFYRMFQEQQLPFVLCEIGAGDGRFAKSVLQEWEAKGYPNMEYIVVESSPYHAGKIKDKLSEDRFIHYFSLEDMKAEYPFFQGILFANELLDAMPVHVVKQEKTGMTEIMVSMDVTGNLVEQEQPLVNAELGAWIAEHLGGLSIGQTIEVPLAMTHWLNDLYGWVENGAVVLVDYGYTREEWDMPHLLNGSLRGYFRHQQINDPLKFPGEMDLTSHVHWDSVKTIGEIAGFRADGFQKQTDFLLENGILDHLRDTGSQDPFSPVHKKNRAIRSLIMENSISSYFQVLIQKKDGCR from the coding sequence ATGAGGCTGGCCCTGTATGCTCCTCAATTGGGCTATTATCAAAACGAGCGGGTGAAGATTGGAAAGAACGGGGATTTTTATACGAGCAGTGCAGCTGCCGATGCTTTTGGAGCCGTTTGGGCAAACGCGTTTTATCGAATGTTCCAGGAACAGCAGCTTCCTTTTGTTCTTTGTGAGATCGGAGCAGGGGACGGCAGGTTTGCCAAAAGCGTCCTCCAGGAATGGGAGGCCAAAGGTTATCCGAACATGGAATATATCGTGGTTGAGTCAAGTCCTTATCATGCAGGAAAAATAAAGGACAAGCTTTCTGAGGATCGTTTCATCCATTATTTTTCTCTTGAAGACATGAAGGCTGAATACCCATTTTTTCAAGGGATTCTATTTGCCAATGAACTTCTTGATGCGATGCCTGTTCATGTTGTTAAACAGGAAAAAACAGGTATGACTGAAATCATGGTATCAATGGATGTGACAGGAAACCTGGTAGAGCAGGAACAACCATTGGTTAATGCAGAACTCGGCGCTTGGATCGCAGAACACCTCGGAGGGCTTTCCATCGGGCAGACCATAGAGGTTCCGCTGGCTATGACACACTGGCTTAACGATCTTTATGGTTGGGTTGAAAACGGAGCAGTAGTGCTCGTCGATTACGGATATACGAGGGAAGAGTGGGACATGCCCCATCTTTTAAACGGAAGTCTGCGCGGTTATTTTCGTCATCAGCAAATCAACGATCCGCTGAAATTCCCCGGGGAGATGGACCTAACGTCTCATGTTCATTGGGACAGTGTAAAAACGATCGGTGAAATAGCAGGATTCCGGGCGGATGGTTTTCAAAAGCAGACAGATTTTCTTCTGGAGAACGGGATTCTAGATCATCTGCGCGATACTGGCAGCCAAGATCCGTTCTCACCTGTGCATAAGAAGAACAGAGCGATCCGTTCCCTGATCATGGAGAACTCCATCAGCTCTTATTTTCAAGTTCTAATCCAAAAAAAAGACGGCTGCCGTTAA
- a CDS encoding M42 family metallopeptidase gives MMINEQEILQNIKDLVSIPSPSGYTDHAISYVSDFLTKENVPYYINHKGGLIATLKGKNDTKHRLLTAHVDTLGAMVKEIKGSGRLKLTMIGGFRWNAVEGEYCKIHTTDGKIYTGTILMHQTSVHVYKDAGDAKRDEVNIEVRIDQPVKTKEETEKLGISVGDFVSFEPRVEITESGFIKSRHLDDKASVGILMHLIKVIKDQRIELPYTVNFLISNNEEIGYGGNSNISEETVEYIAVDMGAIGDGQATDEYTVSICAKDSSGPYHYGLRKHLVKLAEKHSVDYRVDIYPFYGSDASAAIKAGYDIKHGLVGAGIDASHAYERTHVQSLRHTATLLLHYMQSELVL, from the coding sequence ATCATGATCAATGAACAAGAAATACTTCAGAATATTAAGGACTTAGTCAGTATTCCAAGCCCATCCGGCTATACAGATCACGCGATTTCCTATGTGAGCGATTTTCTGACTAAGGAAAACGTTCCGTATTACATTAACCATAAAGGCGGGCTGATCGCGACACTTAAAGGAAAGAACGATACGAAGCATCGTTTGCTGACGGCGCATGTGGATACGCTGGGTGCCATGGTGAAAGAGATAAAAGGCAGCGGGCGCCTGAAGCTCACCATGATTGGAGGATTCCGCTGGAACGCAGTCGAAGGAGAATATTGCAAGATACATACAACTGACGGAAAAATTTATACAGGGACCATCCTAATGCATCAGACGTCTGTCCATGTTTATAAAGATGCGGGTGACGCAAAAAGGGACGAAGTGAATATTGAAGTTCGGATCGACCAGCCGGTGAAAACAAAAGAGGAGACAGAAAAACTCGGTATCTCGGTAGGGGATTTCGTATCCTTTGAACCAAGGGTGGAAATAACAGAGAGCGGATTTATTAAGTCGAGGCATCTCGATGATAAAGCAAGCGTCGGTATATTGATGCATCTTATTAAAGTGATTAAAGATCAAAGGATTGAGCTGCCTTATACAGTGAATTTCCTGATCTCAAACAATGAAGAGATCGGGTACGGCGGAAATTCCAATATTTCAGAAGAGACGGTTGAATATATCGCAGTCGACATGGGCGCGATCGGTGACGGGCAGGCGACCGATGAGTACACGGTGTCGATCTGTGCAAAAGATTCCAGCGGCCCTTATCATTACGGACTGCGCAAACATTTGGTCAAACTGGCTGAAAAGCATAGTGTCGACTACCGTGTGGATATCTATCCTTTTTACGGCTCTGATGCATCGGCGGCCATTAAAGCCGGCTATGACATTAAGCACGGATTGGTAGGAGCTGGGATCGATGCTTCACATGCCTATGAACGCACACACGTACAGTCCTTGCGGCATACGGCGACTTTGCTGCTTCATTACATGCAGTCTGAACTGGTCTTATGA